From Brevundimonas vesicularis:
CGTGGCGTTCTCGACCGGGATCAGGGCGAACTCGGATCCTGTCGCGGGGGCGAAGCTGTCCACGCGGCCCTCGATCTTGCGGCCGGGGAAGGCATCGGCGGAAATCTCGACGGTCTGGCCCAGACGCACCTTGTCCAGCTGCGTCTCCTTGAAGTTGGCGACGATGTAGGTGTTGGTCAGGGGCACGACCGACAGCAGTTGCGTGCCGGCGTTGACATACTGGCCGGGCCGCACGCTGCGGGCGCCGACGACGCCGGCGACCGGGGCGCGGATGACGGTGCGCTCCAGCGCGATGCGAGCCTGATCAACGACGGCGCGGGCTTGTTCGACGGCGGCGACGCTCTGCTGACGGGTCGAGCCCAGCACCCCGGCGGTGCGTTGTTCGGCGACCAGGGCGGCCTGGGCCTGCTGGACGCTGGCGGCGGCGGTGGCGGCCGAGGCGCGCTCGGTCTGGATGCGCTGCTGCGAGACCCAGCCCTGTTCGGCCAGTTTTCCATAACGATCGACCTCGGCGCGGGCCAGGCCGGCCTGGGCGTTGGCCTGGGCGACGGAGGCGGCGCGGGCGGCGATGGTGGCCTGTTCCTGCTCGGCCTGGGCGTCGACATGGTCGACGGCGGCGATGGCGGCGGCCAGATTGGCCTCGGCCTGCGCCAGTTGGGCCTTCTGGTCGGAATCGTCCAGCTTGACCAGGATCTGGCCCGCCGCGACCCGCTGGTTGTCGCCCACCAAGACCTCGGTGACCCGGCCGGACAGTTGCGGGCTGACGAGGGTAGTGTCCGCCTGGACGAAGGCGTTGTCGGTGCTTTCCCAACGCTGGCCGTTCACCCACCAGACGATGCCGCCCACGATCAGGGCCAGGCCGACGAGGGCGGCCGCGAACAGCGGCAGGCGTTTCTTGAGTTCAGGCGACATGGAAAATCCGGGGGAGGTGCGGCGTTTTGAAGCAGCGCTAAAATGGACCCCGCCGTCCAAAAATCAATAGGCGATCGGGACGGCGCCGATCACGACCGGTTTTCGTGTATGTCCTGACGCCATGAACGCCCGCATCTCCGCCTCCCAGCCGCTGCCGTCACAGGTCGATGTCGTGGTGATCGGCGCAGGCGCCGCCGGCATCGCCGCCGCGCGTCGTCTGATGCGACCCGGCGTGTCGGTTCTGGTGCTGGAGGCCCGCGACCGGATCGGCGGGCGCGCCTGGACGGTTCGGGCCGAGGGCGAAGGGTTGGACATGGGCTGCGGCTGGCTGCATTCCGCCGATGACAATGTGCTGGCGAGACGGGTCGAGGCCGAGGGGCTGACGCTGGACCAGACCCCGCCGCCCTGGCGCACCCAGGCCTTCGATCACGAGATGACCCGCGCGGATCAGGCCGAGTTCGGCGAGGCCTTCGCCGCCTTCGACCAGCGGGTGACCGAGGCGGCGGCCCTCGTCCGCGCGAGTGTGGGTGAGGATCGTCCGGCGTCGGACTTCTTCGATCCCGACTGTCGCTGGAACCCGCGCATGGACGCCATCTCGGGCGCCCTGAACGGCGCGCGGTTCGCCGAGGTGTCCAGCCTGGATTACGACGCCTATGGCGACACCGGCGTGAACTGGCGGGTGCGCGAGGGCTACGGCCGCCTGATCGCGCGGCTGGGCGAGGCTGTGTCGCCCATCACGGTCACGGACTGCGCCGTCAGCCGCATCGACCGTTCCGGACCTGTGCTGCGCCTGGAGACCAATCGCGGCGAGTTGACCGCGCGGATCGTCATCCTGACCGTGCCCAACAGCCTGATCGCCAGCGAGACGATCCGCATCGATCCCCCGGTTCCGGCCTTGCTCGAGGCGACGGCGGGCATCCCGCTGGGCCTGGCGTCCAAGGTGCATATGACCGTGCGCGGCGCCGGCGATTTCCAGCCCGACACCCAGTTGTGGACCCGCACCGATACGGCCGAGACCGGCGGCTATCACCTGCGGCCCTTCGGGCGGCCGATGATCGAGGCCTATTTCGGCGCCGACCTGGCCTGGGGGCTGGAGGCGCAGGGGCCGGCCGCCCTGTTCGACTTCGCCGTGTCCGAACTGGTCGCGGCCCTGGGATCGGACATGCGCCGCCGGCTGGAAGCGGTCGCGGTCAGCGGCTGGGGCGTCGACCCCTGGTCGCGCGGCGCCTATTCCCACGCCTTGCCGGGCCATGCGGCGGACCGCGCCAAGCTGCGCTCGTCGGTGGAGGACCGAATCTTCCTCGCCGGCGAGGCGACCGCGCCGGTCTATTACGGCACGGCCCACGGCGCCTGGATGGAGGGCGAGCGCGCCGCCGACGCCGCACTGACTACCCTGGGTCTTGACCCGCGTCGCCCCCAGGACGACAGCGAGGCATGAAGCCCGCCAAGGCCAAAAAGCCCGCCGCCAAGCCTGCCAAACGCCCGGCTGTGATGACCGGGGCGGCCATCCCCGTGCTGCGCTGGCCGCCTGACGAAGACCGCGTCGAGGCGATCTTCGAACGCCTGTTCGGCGTCATGCCGGAACCCAAGACCGAGCTGGATTTCTCCAATCCCTTCACCCTCGTCGTCGCCGTCGCCCTGTCGGCCCAGGCCACCGATGTCTCGGTCAACAAGGCGACCGAGCGCTTGTTCAAGGTCGCGGACACGCCGGAGAAGATGCTGGCCCTGGGTGAGGAAGGCCTGATCCCTTACATCGCCTCCATCGGCCTTTATCGCGGCAAGGCGCGGAACGTCATCGCTCTGAGCCGCATCGTGCTGGAGCAGCATGGCGGCGAGGTCCCACTCAACCGCGCCGATCTTCAGGCCCTGCCCGGCGTGGGTCGCAAGACGGCCTCGGTGGTGCTGAACGAACTGGGGATCGAGGCGGCCATCGCCGTCGACACCCACGTCTTTCGCGTCTCGCACCGGCTGGGGCTGGCCAATGCAGGCACGCCGGACAAGGTCGAAGCCCAGTTGTTCAAGGTCGTGCCGGAGGACTGGCTGCCCAAGGCGCACCACTGGCTGATCCTGCACGGCCGCTACACCTGCACGGCGCGCAAGCCGAAATGCCCGTCCTGCATCATCGCCGACCTGTGCCCGTCGCGGGCGAATCTGATGGCGCTGGGCGAGGGCGTCTAAGGCCGCTTCGCGCCGTCCGTCCCGTCAGCGAGCTTCTCCGCCACGGCGTTCAGAACCCGGAGCGCGGCGGCCAAGTCGTCTTGCGAAACACCATCAAACACCCTCTGCCGCATGGAGGCGGCATGCACTTCGAACGCCTGCATCTCCGCGCGACCGGCCGGTTCCATGATGATGAGCCACGACCGCCCATCACCGATCATGCGATGGCGACTGACAAAGCCGTCGCGTTCGAGCCTCTGCACCAATCGCGTCAAGGATGCGCCTGACAGCTCCATCCTGACCGACAGTTCGGAAAGCGTCAGCCCCTTTGGCTCATCGGCCAGGTGGTAGAGGACGACGATCGGCGCGCCGGTATGGCCTGCGTTCCTAAACATCTCGCCCATCCAGAGTTTCCATCGCCGCGCGGTCAGCATGACCTGCATGGCGACCTTCAGCTGTAAGGCCTCGCGCGAGAGGCTGGGCGACAAGGCGTGGATGTTGGGCACGGCGTCCTCGGAGAGCCCTCCGACGGCCCGTCGTTTGAGTGGCAACAATGAACGCAAACACGAAGACCACACCCGTCGTGGTTGAGCCTTAGCATGCTAACCAGGGCCATA
This genomic window contains:
- a CDS encoding HlyD family secretion protein; translated protein: MSPELKKRLPLFAAALVGLALIVGGIVWWVNGQRWESTDNAFVQADTTLVSPQLSGRVTEVLVGDNQRVAAGQILVKLDDSDQKAQLAQAEANLAAAIAAVDHVDAQAEQEQATIAARAASVAQANAQAGLARAEVDRYGKLAEQGWVSQQRIQTERASAATAAASVQQAQAALVAEQRTAGVLGSTRQQSVAAVEQARAVVDQARIALERTVIRAPVAGVVGARSVRPGQYVNAGTQLLSVVPLTNTYIVANFKETQLDKVRLGQTVEISADAFPGRKIEGRVDSFAPATGSEFALIPVENATGNFTKITQRVPVRIVVSGADRSLALRPGLSVDVKIDLKSQGGQSFAEAATTTGAAGQ
- a CDS encoding flavin monoamine oxidase family protein; translation: MNARISASQPLPSQVDVVVIGAGAAGIAAARRLMRPGVSVLVLEARDRIGGRAWTVRAEGEGLDMGCGWLHSADDNVLARRVEAEGLTLDQTPPPWRTQAFDHEMTRADQAEFGEAFAAFDQRVTEAAALVRASVGEDRPASDFFDPDCRWNPRMDAISGALNGARFAEVSSLDYDAYGDTGVNWRVREGYGRLIARLGEAVSPITVTDCAVSRIDRSGPVLRLETNRGELTARIVILTVPNSLIASETIRIDPPVPALLEATAGIPLGLASKVHMTVRGAGDFQPDTQLWTRTDTAETGGYHLRPFGRPMIEAYFGADLAWGLEAQGPAALFDFAVSELVAALGSDMRRRLEAVAVSGWGVDPWSRGAYSHALPGHAADRAKLRSSVEDRIFLAGEATAPVYYGTAHGAWMEGERAADAALTTLGLDPRRPQDDSEA
- the nth gene encoding endonuclease III, whose amino-acid sequence is MKPAKAKKPAAKPAKRPAVMTGAAIPVLRWPPDEDRVEAIFERLFGVMPEPKTELDFSNPFTLVVAVALSAQATDVSVNKATERLFKVADTPEKMLALGEEGLIPYIASIGLYRGKARNVIALSRIVLEQHGGEVPLNRADLQALPGVGRKTASVVLNELGIEAAIAVDTHVFRVSHRLGLANAGTPDKVEAQLFKVVPEDWLPKAHHWLILHGRYTCTARKPKCPSCIIADLCPSRANLMALGEGV
- a CDS encoding MarR family winged helix-turn-helix transcriptional regulator, translated to MQVMLTARRWKLWMGEMFRNAGHTGAPIVVLYHLADEPKGLTLSELSVRMELSGASLTRLVQRLERDGFVSRHRMIGDGRSWLIIMEPAGRAEMQAFEVHAASMRQRVFDGVSQDDLAAALRVLNAVAEKLADGTDGAKRP